Below is a genomic region from Sebastes umbrosus isolate fSebUmb1 chromosome 20, fSebUmb1.pri, whole genome shotgun sequence.
ActtaaagcttttattttgaaggcgaCGAGAAAGCGAGCCCGTCCAATCAGAGCAGCCGGATCCAGGAAGGAAGTATCTGAACAGTTGTTGCAACAATATGAATAGGAACTTCCTCATAATTCACTACATGTGTTTCCTCCTACAAATGCTCTTTTGCTGAATTTGTAACgcgaaaaaaatacagaaagaaagcaGAGTTTAAGGTAAGTGATACAACATGTGTCATCTCTGGTGTCTTTATAAAGTTGTGGTGAGACAGTGTATTCTTTTCACATCATATCCAGTCCATCATCAGCAGGAGCATCTCTCTGGTCTTGTTGGGTTTTCAGATGGCTGGATTAACCTGCTAGAGGGGGGATACTCAGCCAAATACATCTTATGTATTAAATTGATGCATTTTTAACCTTCTATTTTGaaagtggtgtgaaaatgaacCCCAATGTCTTGAAATCCAGATCCAATGTCTTGAAATGCCTCTTCAGAGCAGGGCCTCAACATGTCTGCTGTGGAAAAGGCCTTTTGAAATAGCACAACATGTTAATACCATAGAaccaacaataataattattatcgtaaactaaaaagaaagtaagcagtgaaaaatattgttagtaaaCTCAAACttaatttaaatcaatatcattTAAGTAAAACTAAACTGTAACTATATTGCCTGGTTAAAACAcgagtaaaaaataaaataaaatgaatataaattgatttcagttttagttttttagctataatatatcactactgaAAAAAGGAGACTGCTTGAATTTCCGTCAACTttcgtgacattgaaccacagaaactgaacagACTTGACCTTCCAGCAGATGGCGCTATGCCGCAATTGCTTCACATCGGACACTAAAGTAGCGCAAAGATTAaactttaaacattaaatagtatggccattcctacagttctccaaccatgtattttgtatgtacatgtatttaattctgagacattatacctggcccgatcaaaaacaaactaaaactaactatttaaaaactgaaactaaactaaaactagcaaacactctgaaaacaaactaaaataaaatcgAAAAgtctaaactaaaataaaataaaaatgaattattaactattataaccttggttGATACACATTAAGCCTGGAGCTTTCAGGGCCCCTGGAGTATATttttgtgatttgggtgaactggccctttaaggTAGGGGTATTATGTCCTTGTAAAATAGGCTTTTTGTATATGTGAAGTACACAATGGTTGTTCTTGCCTGTGTTCAGATGGGATACATGATAGTAGAGGAGCACAGCTCCACCTTGCTCCACCTGAAGAGATCTCCAGGCATTCGTTCCTGGTCTCTTCTTGTCGGTAAGTGTGTGTTCAAATGTTCATACaatcaaatatgaaataaacaTCCACCATCCCCTCAATATGTTAAAATTCTGTAATTAAAACCTCTCATCTGCTCTCTCCCTGTTTTGTCTCTAATAATAAGCCTCTCATTTGAATTGCAGGTATAGCATCTGTTGGGTTGGCAGCAGCATACTACAGCTCAGGTACACAAACTGAATTTACCTAATCTGTTAATCAATTTGCTCAACTTCCGATTTATGTAACTTTCCACACTTTCCACACACGCTTGTTACAACTTTATTTGTTGTATGTGTTGTGTGGATCACACAGACAGCATCCCGTGGAAGCTTTTCTACGTGGCGGGCTGTCTGTTTGTAGCCATGCAGAACATGGAGGAATGGGAGGAGGCTGTGTTTGACAAAACCAAGGACCTGATTGAGCTGAGGACGTTCAGCTTGTACGCTTTAGTCCTGACCATGTGGAAGAAGGGGCAAGAGAAAGGTCAGTTAACACCACGGTACAGTAGAGTCCACTGGCTGTTTGAGTGTGCAGAATCTTAACTTTAtttttccccctttctctctctcagttgtGTTGGATCTGACACAGCTGT
It encodes:
- the LOC119479985 gene encoding cytochrome b-245 chaperone 1 homolog, with the translated sequence MGYMIVEEHSSTLLHLKRSPGIRSWSLLVGIASVGLAAAYYSSDSIPWKLFYVAGCLFVAMQNMEEWEEAVFDKTKDLIELRTFSLYALVLTMWKKGQEKVVLDLTQLCDICVQEEKVRYLGKGYLLMLRLAAGFSYPLTQSAMLGGRSDVEAMAALLKRFLGLEELKQRRQQEEEAAYGEEEEEEEEDSQSSASDGEADKL